In Myotis daubentonii chromosome 6, mMyoDau2.1, whole genome shotgun sequence, a genomic segment contains:
- the LOC132237593 gene encoding translation initiation factor IF-2 produces the protein MNFRRKRSLSSGSIYKSSASSVPVFVHTPYNSNSALGDGAGRRAPDRSGAGGRPRRAGGRVPARKGARRGSTVPRLVPGRVSPGQPRFRPGGGRSETASVNARPSSLLLRPGRTPPAGDAEPAWRAHQLSGEWRSGRGRRAPHKERGERRGEKGRQFRDGYSRPRPPVPPVRGRGDNAAELTCRRPRSPGPCWTVPGSPSPLLARRPPPGRGAPPRFRGRRRKSVPAAEPGNLRAGKSLRSLRGAAWRGPRPWRPRSRPAGDFLGSSSARAAARTTGTAGRPESARGLCAPGLRPWRVAIEEGQERKTMLEEISSSGHRPVLCMFSTEGSRDYLCFLP, from the exons ATGAACTTCCGCAGAAAAAGGAGTTTAAGTTCAGGTAGCATCTACAAAAGTAGTGCGTCCAGTGTTCCCGTTTTCGTCCACACCCCGTATAACAGCAAT AGCGCGCTGGGCGACGGAGCTGGGCGCCGGGCGCCGGACCGGAGCGGGGCGGGCGGCCGGCCgcggagggcgggcgggagggtcCCGGCGCGGAAGGGGGCTCGAAGGGGGAGCACGGTGCCGAGGCTGGTGCCTGGCCGCGTCTCCCCAGGGCAGCCCCGGTTTCGTCCCGGCGGGGGCCGCTCGGAGACAGCATCTGTCAACGCtcgcccctcctctctcctcctccggCCGGGCCGGACTCCGCCGGCGGGGGACGCGGAGCCGGCGTGGCGCGCCCATCAGCTGTCAGGCGAGTGGCGGAGCGGCCGAGGGCGGCGAGCGCCACACAAAGAACGCGGTGAGCGGCGCGGCGAAAAGGGGCGGCAATTTCGGGACGGCTACTCCCGGCCGCGCCCGCCGGTGCCGCCGGTCCGAGGCCGCGGAGACAATGCGGCCGAGCTCACATGCCGGCGCCCGCGCTCCCCCGGCCCCTGCTGGACGGTGCCCGGCTCGCCCAGCCCCCTCCTGGCCCGCCGGCCCCCGCCCGGCAGAGGGGCGCCCCCTCGCTTTCGCGGCCGGCGAAGGAAGTCGGTCCCGGCCGCCGAGCCCGGCAACTTGCGAGCCGGGAAAAGTTTGCGGAGCCTCCGCGGGGCGGCGTGGCGCGGCCCCCGCCCCTGGCGTCCACGGTCCCGGCCGGCCGGTGACTTTCTGGGATCGTCGTCCGCCCGGGCCGCTGCGCGGACCACGGGGACTGCGGGGAGGCCGGAGTCCGCCCGAGGGCTCTGCGCCCCGGGCCTGCGG CCTTGGAGAGTTGCTATAGAAGAGGGACAAGAGAGGAAGACAATGCTGGAGGAGATAAGTAGCTCTGGACACAG aCCAGTTCTATGCATGTTTTCTACAGAAGGAAGCAGAGACTACTTGTGTTTCTTGCCTTAA